In Comamonas koreensis, the genomic stretch GCCCGTGGCTGTCGACAATGCCGGTGCTGGGCGAATGCAGCGCGGCCACGCATTCCAGCGCGGGCTCCATGGCCCTGGCCTCCTCGCGGCTGAGCGGCACCAGGTCATCCACCCCGTTGGCAGCGGCATGGCGGGCAATGTCCTGCAGCTTGGCGCGTTGCGCTTCCGACGTGGCCACGATCAGCTTGCCGCTGCGCTGGTGGTCAATACCGCGCTCCTGGCAGTAGGCATACAGCAAGGCCTTGCCCTCCACGCACCAGCGCGCCTTGCGCGAGCCCTGGGCGTAGTAGATGCCCGCATGGATCACCTCGCTGTTGCGCGAACTGGTGCCCATGCCAATGGCGTCCTGCGCCTCCAGCACCAGCACCTCACGCCCGGCCAAGGCCAGCTCGCGGGCAACAGCCAGCCCCACCACACCCGCACCAATCACCACGCAATCGACAATATCGGCCACTTGCTCGCTCCTTCGCTTTTATATGCCCGCCAGCTTAGCGCCTGGCGCGTCGCCCCAAAACAAAAAGCCGGTTAAAAACCGGCTTTCGTCAGCGTTGCCCGGCCAGGGCCGCAGGGCCCCAGCAGGCGGCGTCTGCTTACTTGTTGTAGTTGGCGATGCCGTCCACGATTTCCTTGTGGGCTTCGTCCACACCCTTCCAGCCCAGCACCTTCACCCACTTGCCCTTTTCCAGGTCCTTGTAGTGTTCGAAGAAGTGCGAGATCTGCTGGAGCACCAGGTCATGGATGTCGCTCAGGTGGTTGATCTTGTCGTAGGCAGGCAGCAGCTTTTGGGTGGGCACGGCCAGCACCTTGCCGTCCACGCCGGACTCGTCTTCCATGTGCAGGATGCCGATCGCGCGGCAAGGCACGACCACGCCGGTAGGCAGGGGGAAAGGCGTCATCACCAGCACGTCCACGGGGTCGCCGTCACCCGACAGGGTCTGGGGCACATAGCCGTAGTTCACCGGGTAGTGCATGGCGGTACCCAGGAAGCGGTCCACGAACACGCAGCCCGAATCCTTGTCCACTTCGTACTTCACAGGAGCGGAGTTGGCCGAGATTTCGATCACAACATTGAAGACATCAGGGGCCTTGGAGCCAGGGGTCAGTTTTTCGAAGGACATGCGATTCCTATGAGGTCAATTGAATGGAGGGCCGACAGCACGCGAGCGGCCCGCCAGCGGCAAAACCCCGTGATTTTAGGTGCATTGGCCAGCCATTGGCCAAAAAATGCCTAGCGCCTGGGCAAATGGGGCGGTCAAACCCGTGACAACCGCGGGCTCATCCCGGTAGGCGCAGCCCCATTCCTGCGCTATCGTGGGGGCCGTTTCGAGCCTGCCGCCTGGCAGACTCTGCCGCCTATTGCACCCATAACGGAACCACGCCATGCAATTGCATTACATCGCCAACGCCTCTGTGCCCTCGCTGTCGGGCAAGACCATCCCTGTCATTGACCCCTCGGACGGCCAACCTTTTGATGAAATCCAGCGCGGCAATGCGGAGGACGTGGACCACGCGGTGCAAGCTGCGCGCCTGTGCTACGACAACGTGTGGCGCAAGACCAGCCCGGCCGAGCGCAGCCGCCTGATGATGCGCCTGTCGGCCAAGGTGCTTGAGCACGCCGACGAACTCGCCGCCATCGAGCAGCGCGACTGCGGCAAGCCGACCAAGCAGGCCAAGGCCGATGCGCTGGCCCTGGGCCGCTATTTCGAATTCTATGCGGGCGCGGCCGACAAGCTGCATGGCGAGACCATTCCCTACCCCAACGATTTCAGCGTGCTGACCTGGCGCGAGCCCCATGGCGTGACCGGCCACATCGTGCCCTGGAACTACCCGATGCAGATTTTTGGCCGCTGCGTGGGCGCGGCGCTGGCAGCGGGCAATGTCTGCGTGGTCAAGCCCTCCGAAGATGCGTGCCTGAGCCTCATCCGCGTGGCGCAGCTGGCCGCTGACGTGGGCTTTCCTGCCGGGGCGATCAACATCGTCACCGGCTTTGGCCATGAGGTGGGCGATGCGCTGGCGCGCAACCCCGATGTGGACCACATCAGCTTTACCGGCAGCCCCCGCATCGGCACCTTGATCGAGCAAGCGGCTGCGGAGCGCCACTGCCCCTGCACCTTGGAGCTGGGCGGCAAGAGCCCGCAGATCGTGTTCGCCGATGCCGATCTGGATGCCGCCATCCCCACCATCATCAACGCCATCATCCAGAACTCCGGCCAGACCTGCTCGGCCGGCTCGCGCCTGCTGGTCGAGCGCAGCATCTACGAAACCCTGCTCGCTCGCCTGGGCAGCGCCTTCGAAGCGCTGCGCGTTGGCCCCGCCAGCCTGGACCTGGACCTGGGCCCGCTGATCCGCCAGACCCAGCAGCAACGCGTCTGGGACTTTCTGAGCGATGCGCACAACGACGGCATCTCCGTCGTCGCCCAAGGCCAGATCATCGACGAGGCGCCCGAAGGCGGCTACTACCAGGCCCCCACCTTGCTGCGCGATGTGCCGGTGGACCACCGCCTGGCCCAGGAAGAGATCTTTGGGCCTGTGCTGAGCGCCATGGCCTTCGACAGCGAAGAAGAAGCCATCAAGATGGCCAACGCCACCCAGTTCGGCCTGGTCGCCGGCGTCTGGACGCGCGATGGCGGCCGCCAGTTCCGCGTGGCCAAGCGCCTGCGCAGCGGCCAGGTCTTCATCAACAACTACGGCGCCGGCGGCGGCGTGGAGCTGCCCTTTGGCGGCACCAAGGCCAGCGGCCATGGCCGCGAGAAGGGCTTTGAGGCGCTGTATGGATTCACCACGCTGAAGACCGTCGCCATCCGCCACGGCTGATACGGACCTGGGGGCGATCCACCCGCCCTCCCCCCCAGCGCCGCCCCTGCTCTGCAGCGGCGGCGTGATTGTTTTTACAATGGAGGGCTGCGCGCAGCACACAGCCGGCCTGTCACCTGCTGCACAGACAGCCCGCAGCAACAGCCCCATAGTGATCAGCACGGTGGGCATCGCAGCGCCGTCCACCAAGCGCTGGTCTGCACCAAGCTGGGTCATCCACAACAACAATCCCACCGCGACACCCTCTTTCCATGCCTTTGTCTCCCGTCCCCAACCGAGTCCCCAAACATTTGCGTGATGTGCGCTACCGCAGCTTTGCGCGCGAAGATGGCCTGTGGGATGTCGAAGGCGAGCTGGTGGATACGAAAGCCTATGACCTGGTGCTGTCCGGCGAGCGCAAACGCAAAGCCGGAGAGCCCATTCACCATATGTGGATTCGCTGTACCATTGATACAACACTTACAGTGGTTGCCATCGAAGTCGCGATGGATGCGCACCCACTGGGCGAGTGCCCGCTGGCCCTGCCTGCCATGCAGAAAATGGTCGGCTGCTGCATGGCCCGGGGTTGGCGCAAGGCCATCGAGGCCAACCTCGGCCATATCGAGGGCTGCACCCATATGCGCGAGCTGTTGTTCAACATGG encodes the following:
- a CDS encoding DUF2889 domain-containing protein, encoding MPLSPVPNRVPKHLRDVRYRSFAREDGLWDVEGELVDTKAYDLVLSGERKRKAGEPIHHMWIRCTIDTTLTVVAIEVAMDAHPLGECPLALPAMQKMVGCCMARGWRKAIEANLGHIEGCTHMRELLFNMATAAFQSVNQAFARPQSDQPPRHLGQCKGWDFNGAGVAAIYPQFVGWQAPKPGSTSAAAVASTSDRAADKPATDSASKG
- a CDS encoding aldehyde dehydrogenase family protein, coding for MQLHYIANASVPSLSGKTIPVIDPSDGQPFDEIQRGNAEDVDHAVQAARLCYDNVWRKTSPAERSRLMMRLSAKVLEHADELAAIEQRDCGKPTKQAKADALALGRYFEFYAGAADKLHGETIPYPNDFSVLTWREPHGVTGHIVPWNYPMQIFGRCVGAALAAGNVCVVKPSEDACLSLIRVAQLAADVGFPAGAINIVTGFGHEVGDALARNPDVDHISFTGSPRIGTLIEQAAAERHCPCTLELGGKSPQIVFADADLDAAIPTIINAIIQNSGQTCSAGSRLLVERSIYETLLARLGSAFEALRVGPASLDLDLGPLIRQTQQQRVWDFLSDAHNDGISVVAQGQIIDEAPEGGYYQAPTLLRDVPVDHRLAQEEIFGPVLSAMAFDSEEEAIKMANATQFGLVAGVWTRDGGRQFRVAKRLRSGQVFINNYGAGGGVELPFGGTKASGHGREKGFEALYGFTTLKTVAIRHG
- the ppa gene encoding inorganic diphosphatase, giving the protein MSFEKLTPGSKAPDVFNVVIEISANSAPVKYEVDKDSGCVFVDRFLGTAMHYPVNYGYVPQTLSGDGDPVDVLVMTPFPLPTGVVVPCRAIGILHMEDESGVDGKVLAVPTQKLLPAYDKINHLSDIHDLVLQQISHFFEHYKDLEKGKWVKVLGWKGVDEAHKEIVDGIANYNK